In the Candidatus Binatia bacterium genome, GCACTTTGGCCGCGCAAGTGTTGGGCTGGCGTCCCGAAGTCGCACTCGAAGACGGGCTTCGCCGGACTGTAGAGTACTTCCGCAGTCGATTGCAGCATCCGGGTGCATAGCCGCCGCGCTCGAACGTTCTTCGGGCGGAAACTCGCGCTGACTGTGCGCCGGCCGGGGTCGAAGCGCGAGGGGACACATCCGCGCAGGGTCTACTGGCTTGCACGTGGATGTCTGGGGCGGCTACTCAAGTCAGTTCGACAATACGGAAGCTTATTCGCCTGATGGATCCGCGTCGCATTCGCAATTTCTCGATTGTTGCGCACATAGATCACGGCAAGTCCACGCTCGCGGACCGTTTGCTCGAATACACTGGTGCCATTAGTGAGCGCGAGCGCACCGACCAGGTTCTCGACAGCATGGACCTGGAACGGGAACGGGGGATCACGATTAAGGCTAGCGCTGTGCGACTCCGGTACGTGGCGGACGACGGGGCGGAGTACACGCTGAACCTGATCGATACTCCGGGCCATGTGGATTTTAGTTACGAGGTATCGCGCAGCCTGGCGGCTTGCGAAGGAGCCTTGCTGGTTGTCGACGCGGTGCAAGGAGTGGAAGCCCAAACGCTAGCGAACGCCTACCTCGCTTTGGACAACAACCTCGAGATCATCCCGGTGATTAACAAAATCGACCTGCCCGGAGCTGATCCGGACCGAGTACGCTCCGAAATCGAGGATATTATCGGGTTGGACGCCTCCGAGGCGATTCTGACGAGCGCGAAGCTGGGGACCGGGACCAAAGAAGTTTTGGAGGCTGTAGTGCAGCGGATCCCGCCACCAAAAGGGGAGTTGGAGGCTCCCCTGCGCGCGCTGATCTTTGATAGCTGGTTCGACCCGTATCACGGCGTTGTGATGATGGTCCGAATATTCGATGGGTCGATTCGCAGGGGGCAGAAGATTCAACTGATGGCCACCGGTCGAACGTACGAAGTGCAGCGCGTAGGGGTGCTCACTCCACGGGCTCAACAGGTGGAAAGCTTGGGCGTGGGGGAGGTGGGTATTGTCATGGCGGGCATCAAAGAAGTGCACGAGACACAAATCGGCGATACCGTGACCGACGCGGCACGCCCTGCAACGAGCCCTTTGCCAGGCTTCAAGGCAGTGAAGCCTATGGTATTTAGCGGGCTCTACCCTTCGGATTCCGCTCAGTACGAGCTCCTACGCGATGCGGTAGAGAAGTTGCGGTTAAACGATTCATCGTTCTCGTTCGAACCGGAAAATTCTTTGGCCCTCGGTTTTGGTTTTCGGTGCGGCTTTCTGGGCCTCCTGCACATGGATATCGTTCGGGAGCGTTTGGAGCGTGAGTTTGGCTTAGATCTCATTACCACCGCCCCAACCGTTGCCTATCGGGTGACGACGACAAAGGGCGAGGTGCTCACGGTGGATAGTCCGTCCAAGCTGCCGCCGGAGCAGGAAATTGCCTCTATCGAGGAGCCGGTGATTTTAGCTTCGATTCACGTCCCCGAGACCTACCTCGGGGCCGTGCTCGCGCTCTGTGAGGAGAAACGCGGCCGACAGCGTGAACTGAAATTCCTGGGGCGCGGGCGCTTCCTCGTGGTTTACGAGCTGCCGCTCAATGAGATCGTTCTTGACTTTTACGACCGCTTGAAGTCGGTGAGTAAGGGCTATGCATCCTTGGACTATGAATTTCTGGAGATGCGTCCAGCAGACTTGGTCAAGCTCGATATTCGCATCAACGGCGAGCCTGTCGACGCGCTGTCGCTGATTGTCCATCGCGACCGAGCCTACCAGCGCGGCCGCGAACTGACGGAAAAGATGCGAGAGCTCATTCCGCGGCAGATGTTCGAAGTGGCAATCCAAGCAGCAATTGGCAGCCGCGTGATTGCTAGGGAAACGGTCAAGCCGCTGCGGAAAAACGTTACCGCGAAATGCTACGGGGGCGACATTACGCGCAAGCGGAAGCTGCTCGAGAAACAAAAGGAAGGAAAAAAGCGTATGAAACAGCTCGGGCGAGTCGAAATCCCGCAGGAGGCATTTTTAGCTGTGCTCAAGGTGGAAACCGGGTGAGAGGCTAACACCCTTGCAGCGAGTCGTCGCTCCGGCGCGCTTGCGCACAAGGGGTATTGCTCGGATCGAAGGTGGCCAGCTTTGTTTAGGCAGGGGTTATACATTTGTCGGGGGCGCGGACGACGTTTTGGTATGTTTACTTGCGCGGCGGCTTGTGGAACTCTCACCCAAATATCGTCGCGCGGCGAGGCTAGTTTGGTCACGAGGTGATCGGACGGCGTGGAGAGTGGGAGCCGGCTGATGACAAGGGAGAATTTCAAGCGGTTCGGTTGGTTGGCTGTTGTGGGAGTCGCAGCTACGCTGCTGCAAAGGCCGTTACTCGCCCAGAGCGGGTCTCCGGTGTTCGAGTCGGCAAGGCTGTTTGGGTTGGTCGGCACGACCAGCGATGCCACCGGATTGGGGGTGTTGCTGGATGTGGGCTCAGTCGGCGGCGGTTCTCCGGACGGAGTCCCCGACTTAGTTACCGCCCTGCAGTCCCAGCAGATTGCGGTGCTGTTTGGCCGCAGCGATGGGACGTTTGCAACTCCGCCGTCGAGCACAGACTTTACCGGCATCCCCACCGTAATTGCTGCTGGTGATCTTGATGGCGACACAACCGCAGAGCTTGTGGTGGGCGACAGCTCCAACCAGTTGTCGGTCTTCCGCGCGGCGGGTGGGACCTTCGTGCGCGTTGGGCAGTCGGTGGACCTGGAATTCTTTCCGCGTGGCATTGCCGTTGGAGATTTCGATCGAGACGGACACTTGGACGTAGTCGTTGTAGGGGAGACGCTAGAACAAGCGGGAATCGGCCGGATTCTTTTCGGCAACGGCGACGCGACCCTCGTGCGTGCCGCGGAGACAATCGACCTTGGGCCGGGCGTGTCAGCAGTCGCCACGGCTGACTTCAACAGTGACGAACTCCTCGACTTGGCCGTCACCAGCGAGCTGACGAATGAAGTGATACAGTACCGGGGCGACGGACAAGGTGGTTTTTCCCCCGGGCAGCGGCTGAGCAGTGGCGGCGAGGGTCCCACGGCGGTGTCCTCCGCCGACCTGAACCGCGACGGTAGACCGGACATCGTGGTGCTGAACGGTGCGAGTGACGTGGTTGCGGTCGCGGTCACGCAAGCAAATGGGCAATGGAGCTCGCCCCGCGCATACCGCACTGGTGCTCCAGCCAGCTCCCCACGCGGCTTAGCGCTCGGTGACGTAAACGGCGACGGCCGAGTGGACGTTGTTGTGGCGAACAACTTCTCCTTCGATGTCGGGGTGTTGTTCGGGGACGGCACCGGTGGGTTGGCTCCCGTGCGGTTGTTTGTGGCAGATGCCGAGCCAGTTGGTGTGGTTGTCGGCGACTTGAACCGGGATAACCGGGCTGACATTGTTGCGCTGACTCGCGGCGGGGGCGCGACCCCGACCGCTGCAGTGCTTCTCAGTTCTTCTGGAAACCGACTCGCTGGTGCAGAGAACATTCCGTTGGAAACGGTCCCGAATGGCGTTGCGGCAGGGGACCTGGATGGCGACGGTTTGCTCGATCTGGTTGTGGCTCTTGCGGGAGCGCTGCCGGGACAGGCTGGTGTCGGAGTGGCTGCAAGCTCAGGTGGGCCCGGGTTTGTTCCGTGGCCTTCGGTGGTGTTCAGCGGAGACGCGACCGCCGTGGCGGTGAGCGACACCGACGGTGACACGCGCCCAGAGATTATCGTACTCAGCCCCGCTCGGGGCACGTTGCAAGTATATCGGCCACGCTCAAGCAGCTTGGAATTCGCGGGGGAACTTAACCTGGGCGCAGTGGGAACCGCGCGGGCTTTGGCGGTCGGCGATTTCAATCGTGACGGGCGTGGCGACGTGGTTGTCAGTGCGCAAGGAACTGGCGGCGGAACTGTCTCGGTGTTCGTGGGCAGCCGACAGGCGTTACTTCAGGCAGGTGCCACTGTCGCTGTGGGCGACTCGCCACTTAGTGTGGCGTCCGGCGACTTTAATCGCGACGGCGCGGCTGACATCGTGACGGCCAACAACGGCTCCATCAATATTAGTGTGGCCCTCGGAAATGGCGATGGGACGTTCCGTCCAGCCACTTCGGTGGGCCTGGGGCAAGCCCCTCGCGCGATTGCTGTTGCAGACTTTGACCGCGACGGTTTCGACGACGTTGCGGTTGCTTTTCCAGTGGCCGGCACGGTTCAAGTGCTATTCGGAGACGGGACGGGGCGCTTCCCCACGAGCACCGCTCCGCTGAGCTTTGGTACCGGAGGCGAGGTGCCTTCGTCGGTTTGGGCGCGCGACGTGAACGGAGACGGTTTGCCAGATATTGTGGCCTCTGGGGAGGTCGCTAGCGTAGTGCGGGTGTTTACACGCAGCCCAACCTCGGCGCGATCCTTCCAAAGTGCTGGGTCGTTTCCGACAAATCGGCGTCCGGTGAGCATGGTCGTGGGTGACTTCGACGGCGATGGTCGTTACGACGCGGCTGCTGCCGCGAGTTCGCCGGCGCCAACGACGACGATGTTGCGCAACGTGGCAGGAGCTGGATTTCGTCGTGGCGAGGCAAACCAAGATGGGCGCGTAAGTGCTGCGGACCTGGTGGCGCTAACGCGTAAGGTGGGAGGGTTTGAACTTATACGGGTCGAGGATGTGGCCATCCGAGGGGGCGGCGAGCCGTTAGGCCGCGGTGCGGACGCCGACGGCGACGGAGTCATAACCCCTCTAGACTTGCCAGCCGAGGTTGCCTGGGTATTCCGGTGAGCAAGTGCGGGGATGAATCGATGGTGACGGAAGAGCAACTCCAGACTGACATGCAAGCCGCGATGAAGTCGGGGGATAAGGTGAAGCTTTTGGTCCTTCGCGATGTCATGACTGCGATCAAGAACCTGAAGGTGGAAAAGATGACCTCCTCCCTCGCTGAAGCCGATATCGTACAGGTGCTGCGTAAAGAGGCGAACAAACGTGCCGAGGCCTTGGAGTTTGCGCGCCAAGCCAATCGAGCCGACCTCGTGGAGAAAAACTTGCGGGAGAAAGAAATTCTCGAGTCGTATCTGCCTGCGCAGCTTTCTGCAGCCGAGCTGGAAGCGGCGATCCGCTCCATCGCGGAGGAAGTCGGTGGCTATCAGATTGGGCCCATCATGGCCAAGCTGCGGGAGCGCTTTGCGGGCCGCTTCGATGGGAAGGTCGCGAGCGAATTGGTCAAGCAGTTGGCGCAAAGGGCTTAGGCGGACTCTAGTGGAAACCGCATGGAAAGGCCCAGGTAGGGGAGGTGACCCGGCACCACTCCCTGCAGCTCACAAGCCCTTGACGGTTGGAAGGTTTCAGGCGGCAGACTTTTTCTTTTGTTTGGCCGCCG is a window encoding:
- a CDS encoding VCBS repeat-containing protein, producing MTRENFKRFGWLAVVGVAATLLQRPLLAQSGSPVFESARLFGLVGTTSDATGLGVLLDVGSVGGGSPDGVPDLVTALQSQQIAVLFGRSDGTFATPPSSTDFTGIPTVIAAGDLDGDTTAELVVGDSSNQLSVFRAAGGTFVRVGQSVDLEFFPRGIAVGDFDRDGHLDVVVVGETLEQAGIGRILFGNGDATLVRAAETIDLGPGVSAVATADFNSDELLDLAVTSELTNEVIQYRGDGQGGFSPGQRLSSGGEGPTAVSSADLNRDGRPDIVVLNGASDVVAVAVTQANGQWSSPRAYRTGAPASSPRGLALGDVNGDGRVDVVVANNFSFDVGVLFGDGTGGLAPVRLFVADAEPVGVVVGDLNRDNRADIVALTRGGGATPTAAVLLSSSGNRLAGAENIPLETVPNGVAAGDLDGDGLLDLVVALAGALPGQAGVGVAASSGGPGFVPWPSVVFSGDATAVAVSDTDGDTRPEIIVLSPARGTLQVYRPRSSSLEFAGELNLGAVGTARALAVGDFNRDGRGDVVVSAQGTGGGTVSVFVGSRQALLQAGATVAVGDSPLSVASGDFNRDGAADIVTANNGSINISVALGNGDGTFRPATSVGLGQAPRAIAVADFDRDGFDDVAVAFPVAGTVQVLFGDGTGRFPTSTAPLSFGTGGEVPSSVWARDVNGDGLPDIVASGEVASVVRVFTRSPTSARSFQSAGSFPTNRRPVSMVVGDFDGDGRYDAAAAASSPAPTTTMLRNVAGAGFRRGEANQDGRVSAADLVALTRKVGGFELIRVEDVAIRGGGEPLGRGADADGDGVITPLDLPAEVAWVFR
- a CDS encoding GatB/YqeY domain-containing protein; its protein translation is MVTEEQLQTDMQAAMKSGDKVKLLVLRDVMTAIKNLKVEKMTSSLAEADIVQVLRKEANKRAEALEFARQANRADLVEKNLREKEILESYLPAQLSAAELEAAIRSIAEEVGGYQIGPIMAKLRERFAGRFDGKVASELVKQLAQRA
- the lepA gene encoding translation elongation factor 4 translates to MDPRRIRNFSIVAHIDHGKSTLADRLLEYTGAISERERTDQVLDSMDLERERGITIKASAVRLRYVADDGAEYTLNLIDTPGHVDFSYEVSRSLAACEGALLVVDAVQGVEAQTLANAYLALDNNLEIIPVINKIDLPGADPDRVRSEIEDIIGLDASEAILTSAKLGTGTKEVLEAVVQRIPPPKGELEAPLRALIFDSWFDPYHGVVMMVRIFDGSIRRGQKIQLMATGRTYEVQRVGVLTPRAQQVESLGVGEVGIVMAGIKEVHETQIGDTVTDAARPATSPLPGFKAVKPMVFSGLYPSDSAQYELLRDAVEKLRLNDSSFSFEPENSLALGFGFRCGFLGLLHMDIVRERLEREFGLDLITTAPTVAYRVTTTKGEVLTVDSPSKLPPEQEIASIEEPVILASIHVPETYLGAVLALCEEKRGRQRELKFLGRGRFLVVYELPLNEIVLDFYDRLKSVSKGYASLDYEFLEMRPADLVKLDIRINGEPVDALSLIVHRDRAYQRGRELTEKMRELIPRQMFEVAIQAAIGSRVIARETVKPLRKNVTAKCYGGDITRKRKLLEKQKEGKKRMKQLGRVEIPQEAFLAVLKVETG